A stretch of Acidovorax sp. RAC01 DNA encodes these proteins:
- a CDS encoding methyl-accepting chemotaxis protein — MRTNLPVTQREYTFPPHETLVSVTDAKGRITYCNSAFVHVSGFQREELLGQAHNLVRHPDMPSEAFRDMWDTIQAGLPWTGLVKNRRKDGDHYWVRANATPMFDGERITGFLSVRTVPGREAVAQAEKLYAAMRDEAKTGRTRHVLHRGAVMRKGAGGLIDRVLRPTTAVKLTLVQAVALACAVAPELLRAHWSITLVAAAAALVLSSWFARRLVVAPLHQLIKDANRLASGDLSHPVQTGATDLAGQLQQALNQVSVNLRTVVHDVREEVSQLDSTVQEIASGNNDLSSRTESQASSLEQTAASMEEINSTIQNSATAAEAGAHRAHSASDVARRSDEVVQKVAQTMEGIAGSSRRIEDIIQLIEGIAFQTNILALNAAVEAARAGEQGRGFAVVASEVRALAQRSASAAKDIAGLIDESGSQVASGVTSAHEARRRMQEAVSSITEVSRILDEISATASEQKVGVAQINEAVAHMDSITQQNAAMVEELAAAAQSVYGQVQSVSNSMRLFRLASGEQSLSQIDAVQLRRSHAQVLGHFEPD; from the coding sequence ATGCGAACCAATCTGCCCGTCACCCAGCGCGAGTACACGTTTCCGCCCCATGAGACTCTGGTGTCCGTCACGGATGCGAAGGGCCGCATCACTTATTGCAACAGTGCCTTTGTGCATGTGAGCGGCTTTCAGCGGGAGGAGCTGCTGGGGCAGGCGCACAACCTGGTACGCCACCCTGATATGCCGTCTGAAGCCTTCCGCGACATGTGGGACACCATTCAGGCGGGCCTGCCCTGGACCGGGCTGGTCAAGAACCGCCGCAAGGACGGCGATCACTACTGGGTGCGTGCCAATGCGACGCCAATGTTTGATGGGGAGAGGATCACCGGATTCCTGTCGGTGCGTACGGTGCCTGGTCGTGAGGCTGTGGCGCAGGCCGAAAAGCTGTACGCCGCCATGCGCGATGAGGCGAAGACCGGGCGTACAAGGCATGTGCTTCATCGCGGTGCCGTGATGCGCAAGGGCGCAGGCGGCCTGATCGATCGTGTACTCAGACCCACCACAGCCGTCAAATTGACACTGGTGCAGGCTGTGGCGCTGGCGTGTGCGGTGGCGCCCGAGCTGTTGCGGGCCCACTGGAGCATCACCCTGGTGGCGGCCGCTGCGGCGTTGGTGCTCAGCAGCTGGTTTGCGCGCAGGCTGGTCGTTGCGCCCCTCCATCAACTCATCAAGGACGCCAACCGCCTGGCATCCGGCGACCTGTCTCACCCCGTACAGACAGGCGCTACCGATCTTGCAGGGCAGCTGCAGCAGGCGCTCAATCAGGTGAGTGTGAACCTCCGGACGGTGGTGCACGATGTTCGAGAGGAGGTGAGCCAGCTGGACAGCACGGTGCAGGAGATCGCGTCGGGCAATAACGATCTGTCCTCGCGCACGGAATCCCAGGCCAGCAGTCTGGAGCAGACGGCGGCATCGATGGAAGAGATCAACAGCACCATCCAGAACAGCGCGACCGCCGCAGAGGCGGGCGCCCATCGGGCGCATTCGGCGTCCGACGTCGCGCGGCGCAGTGACGAAGTCGTGCAAAAGGTGGCGCAGACCATGGAAGGCATTGCTGGCTCGTCGCGACGCATCGAGGACATCATCCAGCTCATCGAAGGTATTGCCTTCCAGACCAATATCCTGGCCCTGAACGCTGCTGTGGAGGCCGCGCGCGCCGGGGAACAGGGCCGGGGCTTTGCGGTGGTGGCGTCGGAGGTGCGGGCGCTGGCCCAGCGCAGCGCCAGCGCGGCCAAAGACATCGCGGGGCTCATCGATGAGTCGGGCTCGCAGGTCGCATCTGGCGTAACAAGCGCGCACGAAGCCCGCCGGCGCATGCAGGAAGCCGTGTCCTCCATCACCGAGGTGAGCCGCATTCTTGACGAAATCAGCGCTACCGCATCCGAGCAGAAAGTGGGCGTGGCCCAGATCAATGAGGCGGTCGCGCACATGGATTCGATCACGCAACAAAATGCAGCCATGGTCGAAGAGCTGGCGGCGGCTGCACAATCGGTTTATGGTCAGGTCCAGAGCGTGAGCAATTCCATGCGTCTGTTCCGTCTGGCATCGGGGGAGCAGTCGCTTTCGCAGATCGATGCAGTGCAACTTCGGCGCAGCCATGCGCAAGTGCTAGGGCATTTTGAGCCAGACTGA
- a CDS encoding response regulator transcription factor encodes MTRILIVEDQLDIRKLLRMTLEFDVSEIREAETGDAGWAIAMEMRPDIVLLDVMLPGKLNGLEVCRLIKAEPSLKHTKVVMISARALSEDKDAGLAQGADVYMAKPFSAVQLIDVIYRLQEPDGAAAP; translated from the coding sequence ATGACCCGTATCCTGATCGTGGAAGATCAACTCGACATCCGCAAACTCCTGCGCATGACGCTGGAGTTCGATGTCTCGGAAATTCGCGAGGCCGAAACGGGCGACGCAGGCTGGGCCATCGCGATGGAAATGCGCCCCGACATCGTCCTGCTGGACGTGATGCTGCCCGGCAAGCTCAATGGGCTGGAGGTCTGCCGCCTGATCAAGGCCGAGCCTTCGCTCAAGCACACCAAGGTGGTGATGATCTCGGCCCGCGCCCTGTCGGAAGACAAGGACGCCGGCCTGGCCCAAGGTGCTGACGTGTACATGGCAAAACCGTTCAGCGCCGTACAGCTGATCGACGTGATCTACCGGCTGCAGGAACCCGACGGCGCTGCGGCCCCATAG
- a CDS encoding response regulator — protein sequence MRSDPRTPTLLAAPILRTVLIIEDQADIRQLIRLTLEDQPLALHEADNGGAGWDAAQALRPDIVLLDVTMPGALNGVDVCRLIKADPRTRHAAVIMLTARSQLADRKAAIAAGANAYLVKPFSGKGLVKAVHSVTGDSDAMG from the coding sequence GTGAGATCCGATCCCCGTACACCGACCCTGCTGGCCGCCCCCATCTTGAGAACCGTCCTCATCATTGAAGACCAGGCAGACATCCGGCAGCTCATACGGCTCACGCTGGAGGACCAGCCCTTGGCTCTGCACGAGGCCGATAACGGCGGCGCCGGCTGGGACGCCGCGCAGGCGCTGCGGCCCGACATCGTGCTGCTGGATGTGACCATGCCTGGCGCGCTCAACGGGGTGGACGTCTGCCGCCTCATCAAGGCGGACCCGCGCACGCGCCATGCCGCGGTCATCATGCTCACGGCCCGCTCGCAGCTTGCAGACCGCAAGGCTGCGATAGCGGCCGGTGCCAATGCCTACCTGGTCAAGCCGTTCAGTGGCAAGGGGCTGGTCAAGGCCGTGCACAGCGTCACGGGTGATTCCGACGCGATGGGGTGA
- a CDS encoding glutathione S-transferase family protein, which yields MPKLYIGNKNYSSWSMRPWVLLRQAGIDFEEVRVRFDSFDAGSEFKRAIGAVNPTGKVPVLVDGDLVVWDTLAIAEYVAETWPDKQLWPADRKARARARSICAEMHSGFTALRSHCPMNIEAHLPDTGALIWRDKSGVRADVQRLVDMWSALLQEHGGPMLFGQFTVADAYFAPVCMRLATYALPLPAHIAAYVDRVRALPGVKAWMDDALAEKDFLDFEEPYRLSAGG from the coding sequence ATGCCCAAGCTCTACATCGGCAACAAGAACTATTCCTCCTGGTCCATGCGCCCCTGGGTGCTGCTGCGCCAGGCCGGCATTGACTTCGAGGAAGTGCGCGTGCGCTTCGACAGCTTTGACGCCGGCTCCGAATTCAAGCGTGCGATCGGCGCCGTGAACCCCACGGGCAAGGTGCCGGTGCTGGTGGACGGCGACCTGGTGGTGTGGGACACGCTGGCCATTGCCGAGTACGTCGCCGAGACCTGGCCCGACAAGCAGCTGTGGCCCGCCGACCGCAAGGCGCGCGCCCGCGCCCGCAGCATCTGCGCCGAGATGCACAGCGGCTTCACGGCCCTGCGCAGCCACTGCCCCATGAACATCGAGGCCCACCTGCCCGACACGGGCGCCCTGATCTGGCGCGACAAGTCGGGCGTGCGCGCCGATGTGCAGCGCCTGGTCGACATGTGGAGCGCACTGCTGCAAGAGCACGGCGGCCCCATGCTGTTTGGCCAGTTCACCGTGGCCGACGCGTACTTTGCGCCGGTGTGCATGCGCCTGGCCACGTACGCCCTGCCGCTGCCAGCGCACATCGCGGCCTACGTGGACCGCGTGCGCGCGTTGCCCGGTGTGAAGGCGTGGATGGACGACGCGCTGGCCGAAAAGGATTTTCTGGACTTTGAAGAGCCTTACCGGCTGAGCGCCGGGGGCTGA
- a CDS encoding 5-formyltetrahydrofolate cyclo-ligase, translated as MDKAALRRALVEERLNLPDRLQRSDLLQQVMRIWLINRPDTVIGAYWPIKGEFDPLPALHRWKEDGELLDEPQRRRIGLPVVNKLHKTLTFHAWYPGCPMEEDAYGIPKPKDTEVIVPTLLFVPCVGYAAGGYRLGYGGGFYDRTLATLQPKPFTVGLGFTHGYLDEFEPGEHDLPLDAILNDNGVVWPF; from the coding sequence ATGGACAAAGCAGCCCTTCGGCGCGCGTTGGTAGAAGAACGCCTGAACCTGCCCGACCGCCTACAGCGGTCTGACCTGTTGCAGCAGGTCATGCGCATCTGGCTCATCAACCGGCCTGACACGGTAATCGGCGCCTACTGGCCCATCAAGGGCGAGTTCGACCCCCTGCCCGCCCTGCACCGCTGGAAGGAAGACGGCGAGCTGCTGGACGAGCCCCAGCGCCGCCGCATCGGCCTGCCGGTGGTCAACAAGCTGCACAAGACCCTGACCTTTCACGCCTGGTACCCCGGCTGCCCCATGGAGGAAGATGCCTACGGCATCCCCAAGCCCAAGGACACCGAGGTCATCGTGCCCACACTGCTGTTCGTGCCCTGCGTGGGCTACGCGGCCGGCGGCTACCGGCTGGGCTACGGCGGCGGTTTTTACGACCGCACCCTGGCCACGCTGCAGCCCAAGCCGTTCACGGTGGGGCTGGGCTTTACGCACGGCTACCTGGATGAGTTCGAGCCCGGCGAACACGACCTGCCGCTCGATGCGATCCTGAACGACAACGGCGTGGTCTGGCCTTTTTGA
- a CDS encoding lytic transglycosylase domain-containing protein, producing the protein MHLLRAILTPLVAATVLVAAAPLVMAQNRGDDTLLEMHQAFRKGDRKKLEQLLPAARGHALEPWAAYWELRARLSEASPQEIQGFLQRYAGTYQEDRLRNDWLLLLGQRRDWPRFAEQHPLYRMSDDREVRCYALLIDQIKGTAPATVAEDVRSSWYAQRDADDGCTHAAGELYSYKLLAPLDIWRKARLAAEANRPRSVRAAVEIVSPDALPQLKDVLDSPTKYLLSRATARGTVRQELVTLALIRLATSDADNAAQQLDSKWSVHLSPEERNWVWGVIGKNSAQKLSASAAGYFANITKSSDLNDDLLGWKVRAALRAGQWRVVGKAVDAMSPQARQDSTWAYWKARSLLAGKPTEADRAEARQIFEAIAGTQGFYEQLALEELGQRITTPPAPAPLTAEEKAAARANPGLNRALYAILLGIRGEGVREWNYTTNLHQSGGMPERELLAAADFACQREVWDRCINTSERTKGVIDASQRFPTPFRRSVVERAQAIGLDPAYVYGLIRQESRFIMDARSHVGASGLMQVMPATARWTAKKIGLNNFTADQINDRETNITIGTAYLKLALDDFAGSMPLAAAAYNAGPGRPRNWRNGPVLEAAIWAENVPFAETRDYVKKVLANTTNYAALLTGQPQSLKARLGTVGPRDAAQPEVNKDLP; encoded by the coding sequence ATGCATTTGCTCAGAGCGATTTTGACACCCCTTGTTGCAGCCACGGTACTGGTTGCTGCCGCGCCCCTTGTCATGGCGCAAAACCGGGGCGACGACACCTTGCTGGAGATGCACCAGGCGTTCCGCAAGGGCGACCGCAAGAAGCTCGAACAGCTGCTGCCCGCCGCCCGCGGCCATGCGCTGGAGCCCTGGGCGGCGTACTGGGAACTGCGGGCGCGCCTGTCCGAAGCATCGCCCCAGGAAATCCAGGGCTTTTTGCAGCGCTACGCGGGCACCTACCAGGAAGACCGACTGCGCAACGACTGGCTGCTGCTGCTGGGCCAGCGCCGTGACTGGCCGCGCTTTGCCGAGCAGCACCCGCTGTACCGCATGTCGGACGACCGCGAGGTGCGCTGCTATGCGCTCCTGATCGACCAGATCAAGGGCACCGCGCCCGCCACCGTGGCCGAGGATGTGCGCAGCAGCTGGTACGCCCAGCGCGACGCGGACGACGGCTGCACCCATGCTGCGGGTGAGCTCTACAGCTACAAGCTGCTGGCGCCGCTCGATATCTGGCGCAAGGCGCGGCTGGCGGCGGAAGCCAACCGCCCGCGTTCCGTGCGCGCTGCGGTCGAGATCGTCTCGCCCGATGCGCTGCCCCAGCTCAAGGACGTGCTGGATTCGCCCACCAAATACCTGCTCTCGCGCGCCACCGCGCGCGGCACGGTGCGCCAGGAACTGGTGACGCTGGCGCTGATCCGGCTGGCCACCAGCGATGCCGACAACGCCGCGCAGCAGCTCGACAGCAAATGGAGCGTTCACCTGTCGCCCGAAGAACGCAACTGGGTCTGGGGCGTGATTGGCAAGAATTCGGCGCAAAAGCTCAGCGCCAGTGCGGCGGGCTACTTTGCCAACATCACCAAGAGCAGCGACCTCAACGACGACCTGCTGGGCTGGAAGGTGCGTGCCGCCCTGCGCGCAGGCCAGTGGCGTGTGGTGGGCAAGGCGGTTGATGCCATGAGCCCGCAGGCGCGGCAGGACAGCACCTGGGCGTACTGGAAGGCGCGCTCACTGCTGGCCGGCAAGCCCACCGAGGCCGACCGCGCCGAGGCCCGGCAAATCTTCGAAGCCATTGCGGGAACGCAGGGCTTTTACGAGCAGCTGGCGCTGGAAGAACTGGGCCAGCGCATCACCACGCCACCGGCCCCGGCCCCGCTCACGGCCGAGGAAAAAGCCGCGGCGCGTGCCAACCCGGGGCTCAACCGCGCGCTGTATGCCATCTTGCTCGGCATTCGCGGCGAAGGCGTGCGCGAGTGGAACTACACCACCAACCTGCACCAGAGCGGCGGCATGCCCGAACGCGAGCTGCTGGCCGCAGCCGACTTTGCCTGCCAGCGCGAGGTGTGGGACCGCTGCATCAACACCAGCGAACGCACCAAGGGCGTCATCGACGCATCGCAGCGCTTTCCCACGCCGTTTCGCCGCAGCGTGGTCGAGCGTGCGCAGGCCATCGGGCTCGACCCGGCCTATGTGTACGGCCTGATCCGCCAGGAAAGCCGCTTCATCATGGACGCGCGCTCGCATGTGGGGGCCTCGGGGCTCATGCAGGTGATGCCCGCCACGGCCCGCTGGACGGCCAAGAAGATCGGCCTGAACAACTTCACGGCCGACCAGATCAACGACCGCGAGACCAACATCACCATCGGCACGGCTTACCTCAAGCTGGCGCTCGATGACTTTGCAGGCTCGATGCCGCTGGCTGCCGCCGCCTACAACGCCGGCCCGGGCCGGCCGCGCAACTGGCGCAACGGCCCCGTGCTGGAGGCCGCCATCTGGGCCGAGAACGTGCCCTTTGCCGAAACCCGCGACTACGTGAAGAAGGTGCTGGCCAACACCACCAACTACGCCGCGCTGCTCACCGGCCAGCCGCAGTCGCTCAAGGCGCGGCTGGGCACCGTGGGCCCGCGCGATGCGGCGCAACCTGAGGTGAACAAGGATCTGCCCTGA
- a CDS encoding MBL fold metallo-hydrolase, whose product MPAMSPSPVHTLLPPEITVLERGWLSANNILFIGQRDTALVDTGYCSHADQTVELVRASLDGRALDRVLNTHLHSDHCGGNAALQRAWPALRTAIPPGQAPHVRHWDPYALSYTPTGQECPPFRFDTVLEPGSSVMLGDKPWQVHAAPGHDPHSVVLFEPRARLMISADALWENGFGVVFPELEGERAFAEVAATLDLIEKLAPAVVIPGHGAVFADAPRALEVARRRLDGFVRNPEKHALYAAKVLLKYKLLEWQQISMADLSAWAAATPYFGMLRERHFGDQPEPEWLGSLAGELVRSGAAVRQGEMLHNA is encoded by the coding sequence ATGCCCGCCATGTCACCTTCCCCCGTCCACACGCTGCTGCCGCCCGAGATCACCGTCCTGGAGCGGGGCTGGCTGTCGGCCAACAACATCCTCTTCATCGGCCAGCGCGATACGGCGCTGGTGGATACCGGCTACTGCAGCCATGCCGACCAGACGGTGGAACTGGTGCGCGCCAGCCTGGACGGCCGCGCGCTGGACCGCGTGCTCAACACCCACCTGCACAGCGACCACTGCGGCGGCAACGCGGCGCTGCAGCGCGCCTGGCCCGCGCTGCGCACGGCCATACCCCCCGGCCAGGCGCCCCATGTGCGCCACTGGGACCCGTATGCCCTGAGCTACACCCCTACCGGACAGGAATGCCCGCCCTTTCGCTTCGACACGGTGCTGGAACCCGGCTCGTCGGTGATGCTGGGCGACAAGCCCTGGCAGGTGCATGCCGCACCGGGGCACGACCCGCATTCGGTGGTGCTGTTCGAGCCCCGGGCACGGCTCATGATCTCGGCCGATGCACTGTGGGAAAACGGCTTTGGCGTGGTGTTTCCCGAGCTGGAGGGCGAGCGCGCCTTTGCCGAGGTGGCCGCCACGCTCGACCTCATTGAAAAGCTCGCGCCCGCAGTGGTCATTCCCGGCCACGGTGCCGTGTTTGCCGACGCGCCCCGGGCGCTGGAGGTGGCGCGCCGTCGGCTCGACGGCTTTGTGCGCAACCCCGAAAAACACGCGCTGTATGCCGCCAAGGTGCTGCTCAAGTACAAGCTGCTGGAGTGGCAGCAGATCAGCATGGCCGACCTGTCGGCCTGGGCTGCCGCCACACCGTATTTCGGCATGCTGCGCGAGCGCCATTTTGGCGACCAGCCCGAGCCCGAATGGCTGGGCAGCCTCGCGGGCGAACTGGTGCGCTCGGGCGCTGCAGTGCGGCAGGGTGAGATGCTGCACAACGCCTGA
- a CDS encoding AMP-binding protein encodes MEKIWLKSYPPGVPHEVQPEQYRSVAHLLEESFRKHASSPFSVCMDQWMSYGELERRSAALGAYLQSLGLEPGARVAIMLPNIPQFGVTMAAVLRAGYTCVNVNPLYTARELEHQLKDSGATAIVILENFAHTLSEVVDRTHIKHVVMASMGDLLGFWYGQWITFAVRHLAKMVPAYELPLSNGRKVVTFKKALALGENKPLAPSQATLDSIAFLQYTGGTTGLSKGAVLTHRNIVAATLQAEAWFSPALSKVGDLSKANSIAALPLYHIFALTLCLLAIRQGSSLTLIPNPRDIPKFIAELKKRPFHMLPAVNTLFNALLLNPQFKTLDFSHLCVSQAGGMAASEGTAKAWQKATGSTMIEGWGMSETCAIGTNNPVISTTFSGNIGLPLPSIDIAIKDDDGNSVPQGESGEICIRGPNVMTGYYNQPEENAKAFTADGFMRTGDIGIMDAQGYTRIIDRKKDMILVSGFNVFPNELEQVISLCPGVVECAAIGIPDEKQGEAIKVFIIKSDPALTEDDVAKYCHENLTGYKRPKYIEFRDELPKSNVGKILRRELRTQK; translated from the coding sequence ATGGAAAAGATCTGGCTCAAGAGCTACCCCCCGGGCGTACCGCACGAAGTGCAGCCCGAGCAATACCGCTCCGTGGCCCATCTGCTGGAAGAGTCCTTCCGCAAACACGCATCGAGCCCGTTTTCGGTCTGCATGGACCAATGGATGAGCTATGGCGAGCTGGAACGCCGCTCGGCTGCGCTCGGCGCCTACCTGCAGAGCCTGGGCCTGGAGCCGGGCGCGCGCGTGGCCATCATGCTGCCCAACATCCCGCAGTTTGGCGTGACCATGGCCGCCGTGCTGCGCGCGGGCTACACCTGCGTCAACGTCAACCCGCTGTACACCGCACGCGAGCTGGAGCACCAGCTCAAGGATTCGGGCGCCACGGCCATCGTCATCCTGGAAAACTTTGCGCACACGCTGTCTGAAGTGGTGGACCGCACGCACATCAAGCATGTGGTGATGGCCTCCATGGGCGACCTGCTGGGCTTCTGGTATGGCCAATGGATCACCTTTGCCGTGCGGCATCTCGCCAAGATGGTGCCCGCCTACGAGCTGCCACTGTCGAACGGGCGCAAGGTCGTCACGTTCAAGAAGGCGCTGGCGCTGGGCGAAAACAAGCCCCTGGCGCCCAGCCAGGCCACGCTCGACTCGATTGCGTTCCTGCAGTACACGGGCGGCACAACTGGCCTCTCGAAGGGCGCGGTGCTGACCCACCGCAACATCGTGGCAGCCACGCTGCAGGCCGAGGCGTGGTTCAGCCCTGCCCTGTCCAAGGTGGGCGACCTCTCCAAGGCTAACTCCATTGCCGCGCTGCCGCTGTATCACATCTTTGCGCTCACGCTGTGCCTGCTGGCCATCCGCCAGGGCTCCAGCCTCACGCTGATCCCCAACCCGCGCGACATCCCCAAGTTCATTGCCGAGCTGAAAAAGCGCCCCTTCCACATGCTGCCCGCGGTGAACACGCTGTTCAACGCGCTGCTGCTGAACCCGCAATTCAAGACGCTCGATTTTTCGCATCTGTGCGTGTCGCAGGCGGGTGGCATGGCGGCCAGCGAGGGCACGGCCAAGGCCTGGCAAAAGGCCACGGGCAGCACCATGATCGAAGGCTGGGGCATGAGCGAGACCTGTGCCATCGGCACCAACAACCCGGTCATCAGCACCACCTTCAGCGGCAACATCGGCCTGCCGCTGCCCAGCATCGACATTGCGATCAAGGACGATGACGGCAACAGCGTGCCGCAGGGCGAGTCGGGCGAGATCTGCATCCGCGGCCCCAACGTGATGACGGGCTACTACAACCAGCCCGAAGAAAACGCCAAGGCCTTCACCGCCGACGGCTTCATGCGCACGGGCGACATCGGCATCATGGATGCGCAGGGCTACACCCGCATCATCGACCGCAAGAAGGACATGATCCTGGTGAGCGGCTTCAACGTGTTCCCCAACGAGCTGGAGCAGGTCATCAGCCTGTGCCCGGGCGTGGTCGAATGCGCGGCCATCGGCATCCCCGACGAGAAGCAGGGCGAAGCGATCAAGGTGTTCATCATCAAGAGCGATCCGGCCCTGACCGAGGACGACGTGGCCAAGTACTGCCACGAGAACCTCACGGGCTACAAGCGACCCAAGTACATCGAGTTCCGCGACGAGCTGCCCAAGAGCAACGTGGGCAAGATCCTGCGGCGCGAGCTGCGCACCCAGAAGTAG
- a CDS encoding FFLEELY motif protein, with the protein MDAAQTIRDSIADVNAMRLHRRGDPALGEAVGQVKALQARRFRGTYADLMVSPSFAPATRFFLEELYSDADYTDRDQQFSRIAGTLQTVFPQPVVATAVALAVLHAQTEGLDQDMGRAWACSLSAAAPDTAVAATRYVAAWRQVAQRHAREQQLQRVLAMGTDLARLTRTPGLRMMLRMMRGPAHAAGMGALQQFLEAGFDTFGQLARQRGAVERFLQTIEQREAALIASLFDGDPVTCGTQLAVTLGQAR; encoded by the coding sequence ATGGATGCCGCCCAGACCATCCGCGACAGCATTGCCGATGTGAACGCGATGCGCCTGCACCGCAGGGGCGACCCTGCACTGGGCGAGGCCGTGGGGCAGGTCAAGGCGCTGCAGGCACGGCGGTTTCGCGGCACGTATGCCGACCTGATGGTGTCGCCCTCATTCGCGCCGGCCACCCGGTTTTTTCTGGAAGAGCTCTACAGCGACGCCGATTACACCGACCGCGACCAGCAGTTCAGCCGCATCGCTGGCACATTGCAAACCGTGTTTCCGCAACCCGTGGTGGCCACGGCCGTGGCGCTGGCCGTGCTGCATGCGCAGACCGAGGGCCTGGACCAGGACATGGGCCGCGCCTGGGCCTGCAGCCTATCCGCTGCCGCCCCGGACACCGCGGTGGCCGCAACGCGCTACGTGGCCGCCTGGCGCCAGGTGGCCCAGCGCCATGCGCGCGAGCAGCAGCTGCAGCGCGTGCTGGCCATGGGCACCGACCTGGCGCGGCTGACCCGCACGCCCGGCCTGCGCATGATGCTGCGAATGATGCGCGGCCCCGCCCATGCGGCGGGCATGGGGGCGCTGCAGCAGTTTCTGGAGGCAGGGTTTGACACCTTCGGCCAGCTGGCGCGCCAGCGCGGCGCGGTCGAGCGGTTTTTGCAGACCATCGAGCAGCGCGAAGCGGCGCTCATTGCCAGCCTGTTCGATGGCGATCCTGTCACTTGCGGGACGCAACTGGCCGTCACCCTAGGACAAGCCCGGTAA
- a CDS encoding esterase/lipase family protein, whose product MIARWQQILFFIHWLGVAAWLAWQWPQSPARAVAGALAPLAIFVLVMTVEFALMHHANRRDPAPRARLAEVVAAWWAELRVALLVFGWRQPFRHRAVPDWLPPVPTGQRGVVLVHGFMCNRALWLPWLPLLRERGHAHMAVNLEPPMGSIDDYSHIIDAAVQRVTAATGMPPVLLCHSMGGLAARAWLRAHPDAQARVHKVLTLGTPHGGTWLGRFSTAVNGRQMSLAGDWVVALGRSESPELGRKFVCWFSNCDNIVFPASTAALAGADNRLVQGVAHVEMALDEGVVRECLEEVGRG is encoded by the coding sequence ATGATCGCGCGCTGGCAACAAATCCTTTTTTTCATCCACTGGCTGGGCGTGGCCGCCTGGCTGGCCTGGCAATGGCCCCAGTCACCGGCGCGGGCAGTGGCGGGTGCGCTGGCGCCGCTGGCGATCTTTGTGCTGGTGATGACAGTGGAATTTGCGCTGATGCACCACGCCAACCGGCGCGACCCGGCGCCCCGGGCACGGCTAGCCGAGGTGGTGGCGGCCTGGTGGGCCGAGCTGCGTGTGGCGCTGCTGGTGTTCGGCTGGCGTCAGCCCTTTCGCCACCGGGCCGTGCCCGACTGGCTGCCACCCGTGCCCACCGGCCAGCGTGGAGTGGTGCTGGTGCACGGCTTCATGTGCAACCGCGCGCTGTGGCTGCCGTGGTTGCCGCTGTTGCGCGAGCGGGGGCATGCGCACATGGCGGTCAACCTGGAGCCCCCAATGGGCTCCATTGACGACTATTCCCACATCATTGACGCAGCCGTGCAGCGGGTGACGGCTGCCACCGGCATGCCACCCGTGCTGCTGTGCCACAGCATGGGCGGCCTGGCGGCCCGTGCCTGGCTGCGTGCGCACCCGGATGCGCAGGCGCGGGTGCACAAGGTGCTAACGCTGGGCACGCCCCACGGCGGTACGTGGCTGGGGCGCTTCAGCACGGCGGTGAACGGGCGGCAAATGAGCCTGGCGGGGGACTGGGTGGTGGCGCTCGGGCGTTCAGAGTCGCCGGAGTTGGGGAGGAAGTTTGTGTGCTGGTTTTCCAACTGCGACAACATCGTTTTTCCGGCGAGTACGGCTGCGTTGGCGGGGGCGGATAACCGGCTGGTGCAGGGGGTGGCGCATGTGGAGATGGCGCTGGATGAGGGGGTGGTGCGGGAGTGCCTGGAGGAGGTGGGGCGGGGGTGA